The following are from one region of the Silurus meridionalis isolate SWU-2019-XX chromosome 25, ASM1480568v1, whole genome shotgun sequence genome:
- the scai gene encoding protein SCAI isoform X1, with amino-acid sequence MTGVGADDDIPLGERKTVTDFCYLLDKSKQLFNGLRDLPQYGHKQWQSYFGRTFDVYTKLWKFQQQHRQVLDNRYGLKRWQIGEVASKIGQLYYHYYLRTSETSYLNEAFSFYSAIRQRSYYYQVNKEDRPELVVKKLRYYARFIVVCLLLNKMDLVKVLVKELSEEIEDYTQRFNTEDQLEWNLVLQEVAAFVEADPVMILNDDNAVVVKSNRMQEGGVPQLEPGMVVGQLTLADALIVGNCNSQVKFSELTIDMFRMLQALEREPVNLATQTNKPGTLVREDSCTLPISLTEPSEKPAKRENPHKYLLYKPTFSQLYTFLSASFKELPANSVLLVYLSATGVFPSGRVEYEGPYDFGGVLTNTNRDVVNGEAGQKRNQAQKEMHCLHPGDLYPFTRKPLFIIVDSSNSTAYKNFCNLFGQPLVCLLSPTMYPKSIQDQSQRGSLFTLFLYNPLMGFLSVCGLTSVRQGLWEKAQELLHKVSHDIGQMLTSSRAIDQAFLQFYGDEFLRLVMIRFVFCCATLRLHKLFREAQSFPESYPQLPKQEMLESNLLQKHILELAAMLDVQNLFVDGMLDNY; translated from the exons ATGACTGGGGTGGGAGCTGATGATGACATCCCACTTGGTGAGAGGAAAACTGTGACAGACTTCTGCTATCTGCTGGACAAGTCCAAACAGCTTTTCAATGGCCTAAG AGATCTTCCTCAGTATGGACACAAACAATGGCAGTCCTATTTCGGCCGTACTTTTGACGTCTACACTAAGCTTTGGAAGTTTCAGCAGCAACACAG ACAGGTGCTGGACAATCGATATGGCCTCAAGAGGTGGCAGATTGGTGAGGTGGCCTCCAAAATTGGCCAGCTCTACTACCATTACTA CCTCCGTACCTCAGAAACAAGCTACTTAAATGAAGCATTTTCCTTCTACTCAGCCATCCGCCAGCGCTCATATTACTACCAGGTCAACAAGGAGGACAG GCCTGAGTTAGTGGTGAAGAAGCTGAGGTACTATGCCCGGTTCATTGTGGTGTGTTTGCTGCTCAACAAGATGGACCTGGTGAAAGTTTTGGTCAAG GAGCTTTCTGAAGAGATTGAAGACTACACACAGCGATTCAATACAGAGGATCAGTTAGAGTGGAACCTGGTGCTGCAGGAGGTTGCTGCTTTTGTGGAG GCAGATCCAGTTATGATCCTGAATGACGACAATGCAGTAGTGGTCAAGTCCAATCGCATGCAGGAAGGGGGTGTGCCCCAGCTTGAGCCAGGAATGGTGGTTGGCCAGCTGACGTTGGCTGATGCCCTCATTGTTGGCAATTGCAACAGTCAG GTGAAGTTCAGCGAGTTGACCATCGACATGTTCCGCATGCTCCAGGCCCTCGAGCGAGAACCAGTGAATCTTGCCACCCAAACCAACAAACCAGGGACACTTGTAAGAGAAGACTCTTGcactctccccatctctctcacC gAGCCCAGTGAAAAGCCAGCCAAGCGGGAGAACCCTCACAAATACCTTCTATACAAACCCACATTTAGCCAACTTTACACGTTCCTTTCAGCCTCCTTTAAG gAGCTACCTGCCAATAGTGTTCTCCTGGTATATCTGTCAGCAACCGGGGTCTTTCCCAGTGGACGTGTGGAATATGAAG GACCTTATGATTTTGGAGGAGTTCTAACCAACACTAATCGTGACGTAGTAAATGGCGAGGCGGGGCAGAAAAGAAACCAGGCCCAGAAAGAAATGCACTG CCTTCACCCTGGAGACCTGTATCCCTTTACCAGGAAGCcgttgtttattattgttgacTCATCCAACAGCACAGCCTACAAG aATTTCTGTAATTTGTTTGGCCAGCCTTTGGTGTGCCTACTTTCCCCCACCATGTATCCAAAGAGCATTCAAG ACCAGTCTCAGAGGGGGAGTCTCTTCACTCTTTTTCTCTACAACCCCTTAATGggctttctctctgtctgcgGACTGACCAGTGTGCGCCAAGGCTTATGGGAAAAGGCCCAGGAGCTTTTGCACAAAGTTTCTCACGACATTGGCCAGATGCTTACCAGCTCCCGAGCCATAG ATCAGGCTTTTTTGCAGTTCTATGGTGATGAGTTTTTGAGGCTGGTGATGATCCGGTTCGTGTTCTGCTGTGCCACTCTTCGACTACACAAGCTCTTCCGT GAAGCACAGAGTTTTCCTGAATCGTACCCTCAGCTGCCCAAACAGGAGATGTTGGAGAGCAACCTACTGCAGAAACACATACTGGAGCTGGCAGCAATGTTGGATGTGCAAAACCTCTTTGTCGATGGCATGCTGGATAACTACTGA
- the scai gene encoding protein SCAI isoform X2: MTGVGADDDIPLGERKTVTDFCYLLDKSKQLFNGLRDLPQYGHKQWQSYFGRTFDVYTKLWKFQQQHRQVLDNRYGLKRWQIGEVASKIGQLYYHYYLRTSETSYLNEAFSFYSAIRQRSYYYQVNKEDRPELVVKKLRYYARFIVVCLLLNKMDLVKVLVKELSEEIEDYTQRFNTEDQLEWNLVLQEVAAFVEADPVMILNDDNAVVVKSNRMQEGGVPQLEPGMVVGQLTLADALIVGNCNSQVKFSELTIDMFRMLQALEREPVNLATQTNKPGTLEPSEKPAKRENPHKYLLYKPTFSQLYTFLSASFKELPANSVLLVYLSATGVFPSGRVEYEGPYDFGGVLTNTNRDVVNGEAGQKRNQAQKEMHCLHPGDLYPFTRKPLFIIVDSSNSTAYKNFCNLFGQPLVCLLSPTMYPKSIQDQSQRGSLFTLFLYNPLMGFLSVCGLTSVRQGLWEKAQELLHKVSHDIGQMLTSSRAIDQAFLQFYGDEFLRLVMIRFVFCCATLRLHKLFREAQSFPESYPQLPKQEMLESNLLQKHILELAAMLDVQNLFVDGMLDNY, encoded by the exons ATGACTGGGGTGGGAGCTGATGATGACATCCCACTTGGTGAGAGGAAAACTGTGACAGACTTCTGCTATCTGCTGGACAAGTCCAAACAGCTTTTCAATGGCCTAAG AGATCTTCCTCAGTATGGACACAAACAATGGCAGTCCTATTTCGGCCGTACTTTTGACGTCTACACTAAGCTTTGGAAGTTTCAGCAGCAACACAG ACAGGTGCTGGACAATCGATATGGCCTCAAGAGGTGGCAGATTGGTGAGGTGGCCTCCAAAATTGGCCAGCTCTACTACCATTACTA CCTCCGTACCTCAGAAACAAGCTACTTAAATGAAGCATTTTCCTTCTACTCAGCCATCCGCCAGCGCTCATATTACTACCAGGTCAACAAGGAGGACAG GCCTGAGTTAGTGGTGAAGAAGCTGAGGTACTATGCCCGGTTCATTGTGGTGTGTTTGCTGCTCAACAAGATGGACCTGGTGAAAGTTTTGGTCAAG GAGCTTTCTGAAGAGATTGAAGACTACACACAGCGATTCAATACAGAGGATCAGTTAGAGTGGAACCTGGTGCTGCAGGAGGTTGCTGCTTTTGTGGAG GCAGATCCAGTTATGATCCTGAATGACGACAATGCAGTAGTGGTCAAGTCCAATCGCATGCAGGAAGGGGGTGTGCCCCAGCTTGAGCCAGGAATGGTGGTTGGCCAGCTGACGTTGGCTGATGCCCTCATTGTTGGCAATTGCAACAGTCAG GTGAAGTTCAGCGAGTTGACCATCGACATGTTCCGCATGCTCCAGGCCCTCGAGCGAGAACCAGTGAATCTTGCCACCCAAACCAACAAACCAGGGACACTT gAGCCCAGTGAAAAGCCAGCCAAGCGGGAGAACCCTCACAAATACCTTCTATACAAACCCACATTTAGCCAACTTTACACGTTCCTTTCAGCCTCCTTTAAG gAGCTACCTGCCAATAGTGTTCTCCTGGTATATCTGTCAGCAACCGGGGTCTTTCCCAGTGGACGTGTGGAATATGAAG GACCTTATGATTTTGGAGGAGTTCTAACCAACACTAATCGTGACGTAGTAAATGGCGAGGCGGGGCAGAAAAGAAACCAGGCCCAGAAAGAAATGCACTG CCTTCACCCTGGAGACCTGTATCCCTTTACCAGGAAGCcgttgtttattattgttgacTCATCCAACAGCACAGCCTACAAG aATTTCTGTAATTTGTTTGGCCAGCCTTTGGTGTGCCTACTTTCCCCCACCATGTATCCAAAGAGCATTCAAG ACCAGTCTCAGAGGGGGAGTCTCTTCACTCTTTTTCTCTACAACCCCTTAATGggctttctctctgtctgcgGACTGACCAGTGTGCGCCAAGGCTTATGGGAAAAGGCCCAGGAGCTTTTGCACAAAGTTTCTCACGACATTGGCCAGATGCTTACCAGCTCCCGAGCCATAG ATCAGGCTTTTTTGCAGTTCTATGGTGATGAGTTTTTGAGGCTGGTGATGATCCGGTTCGTGTTCTGCTGTGCCACTCTTCGACTACACAAGCTCTTCCGT GAAGCACAGAGTTTTCCTGAATCGTACCCTCAGCTGCCCAAACAGGAGATGTTGGAGAGCAACCTACTGCAGAAACACATACTGGAGCTGGCAGCAATGTTGGATGTGCAAAACCTCTTTGTCGATGGCATGCTGGATAACTACTGA
- the arpc5lb gene encoding actin related protein 2/3 complex, subunit 5-like, b, whose amino-acid sequence MAKNTFSFRFRKVDVDEFDENRFVEEQQDEAAEQRGPDIAEVDNLIRNGDMITAFHVALRNPPINSKDLAIKEKAQAVMLKVLMSFRSSDIEPAVKSLDKNGVDLLMKYIYRGFEKPSDSSSAVLLQWHEKAFAVGGLGSIIRVMTSRKTV is encoded by the exons ATGGCGAAGAACACGTTTTCCTTCCGTTTCAGGAAGGTGGACGTGGACGAGTTTGATGAGAATCGTTTCGTAGAGGAGCAGCAGGACGAAGCGGCAGAACAGCGAGGACCAGACATAGCGGAGGTGGACAATCTTATCCGAAA TGGAGACATGATCACAGCTTTCCATGTTGCTCTTAGAAACCCCCCAATCAACAGCAAGGATCTAGCAATAAAG GAGAAAGCTCAGGCAGTCATGTTGAAGGTGCTGATGTCATTTAGGAGTAGTGACATAGAGCCTGCAGTCAAATCCCTGGACAAGAATGGCGTCGATCTGCTTATGAAGTACATCTATAGGGGATTTGAGAAACCTTCAGATAGCAGCAGTGCCGTTTTGCTGCAGTGGCATGAAAag GCCTTTGCTGTTGGAGGACTTGGCTCCATCATCCGAGTTATGACATCCAGAAAGACTGTATGA